A portion of the Chitinispirillales bacterium genome contains these proteins:
- a CDS encoding TraB/GumN family protein, which yields MIPETVKIIKNDGKTYYVLGTAHVSAKSVEEVSEIIEEVNPDSICIELCQKRYENLKNRDTWKNTDIFTIIRQKKVLLLMTNLIMSSFYRKLGKELDIVPGAEMMRGAEEAEKRGKNLVLADRNIDITLKRVWGGLSFVQKIKCFSSLFSMLFFQSEEIDKNTVEELKQDDNIGNAMNEMAKEFPGIKNRLVDERDFYLAEKIRTAQGQNIVAILGAAHCKGVSECIKKPFDLSEIEKIPPKSIIPSLIGWGLCIAVVALLVYGFVKGGVETGVNSIVLWSIITAGFSALGCACALANPLAILAVFVCAPISTIIPMIATGWVAGIVQAVIKKPTVEDIENVPTDTETLKGFWKNSLTRILLVIIFTNIGASLGKFVAGVIIAKNMF from the coding sequence ATGATTCCTGAAACGGTGAAAATTATTAAAAACGATGGGAAAACTTATTACGTTTTGGGTACGGCGCATGTTTCCGCCAAAAGCGTAGAGGAAGTGAGCGAGATTATTGAGGAAGTGAATCCGGATTCGATTTGTATTGAATTGTGTCAAAAAAGATACGAAAATTTGAAAAATCGCGACACATGGAAAAATACGGATATTTTTACGATTATCAGGCAAAAAAAGGTATTGCTTTTGATGACGAACTTAATAATGTCGTCGTTTTATAGAAAACTTGGAAAAGAACTTGACATTGTGCCCGGTGCGGAAATGATGCGTGGTGCGGAAGAAGCCGAGAAACGCGGGAAAAATTTGGTTTTGGCGGATAGAAATATAGATATTACGCTGAAAAGAGTTTGGGGCGGACTTTCTTTCGTGCAAAAAATAAAATGCTTTTCAAGTTTATTTTCTATGTTGTTTTTCCAATCGGAAGAAATTGATAAAAATACGGTCGAGGAATTGAAGCAAGACGATAACATAGGCAATGCAATGAACGAGATGGCAAAAGAATTTCCTGGTATAAAAAATCGTCTTGTAGATGAACGTGATTTTTATCTCGCAGAAAAAATACGTACGGCTCAAGGACAAAATATTGTTGCAATTTTGGGAGCGGCGCATTGCAAAGGCGTCTCGGAATGCATAAAAAAACCGTTTGATTTGTCCGAGATAGAAAAAATTCCGCCGAAATCTATAATTCCGTCGCTTATCGGATGGGGACTCTGTATTGCGGTTGTCGCTCTTTTGGTTTACGGATTTGTCAAAGGCGGTGTTGAAACTGGTGTTAATTCCATTGTTTTATGGTCGATAATTACGGCAGGATTTTCGGCTTTGGGTTGCGCTTGCGCACTTGCCAATCCGCTGGCTATTTTGGCGGTTTTTGTCTGCGCTCCGATTTCTACAATAATTCCAATGATTGCTACGGGCTGGGTTGCCGGAATTGTCCAAGCGGTGATCAAAAAACCGACAGTCGAAGACATTGAAAATGTTCCGACCGATACCGAAACGCTTAAAGGTTTCTGGAAAAACTCTCTTACAAGAATTTTACTTGTAATTATT